CTAGATTCATAGAGTTCATTTTTGAGGTAATGGCAATTTGTCATTTCATCATCTTTTTGACCTTCTCCAGCTCCTCTATGGATTTCCACTCCTGGTTGATTGTTACCagctaaaaaataaaaagaacaataCAAAGAGCAAATTATTAAAAACCAAACAGTTATCTTCTCCAAATaaatctgggctatgtctatactacacccatTTGGCCCAAGaaataggcaaatgaggcaaaacgtggaatattgctgcacctcatttgaataattaatgaggctccatttttgcacaaaagcctcttgtgcaaaaacagagcctaattaattatgcaaattccactctttgcctcatttgcattttttttgcacaagagggggcagtgtagacagccccaaagTATCATTGAGCAatatacaatacaggcagtccccgggttacgtacaagatagggactgtaggtttgttcttaagttgaatctgtatgtaagtcggaactggcgtccagattcagccgctgctgaaactgatcagcggctgattccaggaagcccggggcaggggcttcctgtagtcagccactggtcagtttcagcagcggctgacttggggacgcctggggcagagcagctggggtgccgctgctcctcggcgctactggaccaacccagcagcacccaagctgctctgccccaggcgtcctgattcagccgctgctgaatctgaccagcagtggctgaatcaggacgcctggggcagaacagctggggtgctgcccggttggtccagtagcgcccagagcggcgctacgggaccaactggcagcaccccagctgctgtaccacaggtgtccggagcaaagccatggagcacgggggcagcgggacagcccagacgcgccgtggctgtcctgctgccctcgggctccgtggctttgctctgctttgttccccgtccccctggtctgcagaccaaggggatggggggggaggggcaaagcagagccaagccgcggagcgcccggccagctgacagcccagacgcgtctgggctgtcagctgattgtgcgctccgcggcttggctctgcttggctagGCTttgcccccatccccctggtctgcagaccagggggacgggggggggcaaagcagagccaagcctcggagcgcgtgggcagcggacagccctgtgcgctgcccacgtgttccgccgctttgcttcctctccctggtctgctggagaccagggagaggaacggccccgttcgtaactgcggatccgacataagtcggatccgcgtaactcggggactgcctgtaaatagaattttaaataaaaacattacaaTATATGCACAGTAAACACAACAATCACAATAAATGTTTGCCTACTGAACCTCTCTCTCCACAAATATCTTAAGAACCATAATATTAGCTTATTTCTGATTTTATGAATACACAGGACTTACCCACATATTCTTTGTATCCCTAAAGCACATACTGAATTCAGTGTACTGTAAATGGGAGTTGTTTTTGCTTAGCACTTTGCAGAATTAGACTAGGACTGCAGATTTGATTGTATTCTTCATTATCATGCCGCTAGTTCATACACTCTAAATATATTAATATACATTAatttaatttctaattaaataGAATGTAGTTAATTGGCACTACATTTGATGCCAACTTTTATGGACTACATTATTTTATTCATTACCTTTTGAGACTTGTTGGGATTCACACTTTCCCAAGGTTCTGGATTGCCAGACTTGTTAATACTAAAAAAGAATCATGAAAATTATACAAAAAAAACAAAGATAATGTTTTAAAGTTTGATCTTGCACATGCTTAATCATCTGAGTATTCTCACTAGCTTCCGTGTAACTACTAATGTGAGTAAAAACTACTTCCATGAATAAAGGTTTACAGCATTAGACCATTAAAACTGGTAGAGAGGTTCGCTTTTATTTGTAGTTTGTATGACACTAGACATGCCATCATtgattaattaataataatatgtTGTTGTTTAGGTCACAGTTACTGGAAGACTTATCCTTTATTGCTAAGGGCCCTGTCATTCTGATCTCAGGTCAATTTTAAAgctcccatggacttcaatgtTGCAAGTGTGGGATCTAAATTAATAGCCAAATCATTTTAAAGAAATTAAGTAGTGACTGATAATGGGTATCAAAATATTGTCATCTAGATATAAGCAACAGCAGTCTGATATTTAACAATCTGATTTAAAATCTCAAAGAGGAGTCATTAATAAAATACCTCCAATGAGGGTATGAGAAATAAATTGAATGAGATGGTAAAGTGAAAGCAGACTCTAGGCTACTGGGTATTGGAAATGAGGTAATCAGCGTACTGCTCTCTAAccagaaaaaatgtaaaaagataGATTTGTGTTGTAAAAACAATCCTTATCAACCCATTCCTTTGAGACATATTAAATGCTATTTGAATACACTTTAAAactttgcacaagaactttttagCTTAAGCTAAAGTGAAGACAAAAAATAAACATTGTGAGCAACAACTTCAAAATATAATCCAGTTTGAGGAATAACAGACTGGAGTAAATTCTTTACAAAAATACAATAGAAGAATCAATGATCTGGAAAATTAAGACATCAATTTAAACGATCTTCTAAATTTCAGATTTTTCTTTATCTGCTCACCTAGATCCTACTCCCATATTCTGAAGTCCATGAGGTAATCAGGCAAGTGTATCTGTTCAGCAAAGAAAACTCAATACCAAGTATGTAACTCAGAGAAATAAGAAAGCTTACATCACATCACTTTTGTGGTGTAGGGCATACAACGAAGAACTTACAGCCCCAACTGCAGCACAGCCAACAAAACCAACCAAGGGAATGAGCTGAAACACAAAAAAGGAGAGGACAAGGATTTCAAGAACAAGAGGTCTCTCGATAGTCCATGCACACTGCAGACATGCATTAAAAAAACTTTAATGAAAGTGAAATCCTCACAAAGGCATAAAATATACACCCATCGCATCATCTCAATTCCAGTATGTCATCTTCTGCTCCCGCGTTTTATTTTAGAAAGTGCATTTTATTAATCTGGCAAATTTCACCTTCTAATGTAAGCTCTTTAAAAGGCCCTTCGGACGCTTTGAGCCGGAAAGGCAGATCGGATCATTGTAGAAGGCTCTTTTGAACACTTACTTCTTTGTATTTCCTTAGCATTTGGAAAAAGCCCAAGTTGGCCATAGCGGCAGCTGTAGACCTGAAAGAAAGGGTGCCCAGTTACAATTTTGTCATTAGTGGGTACCACCCCGGGCAGAGGCTATTACACTTGCTACATAATCCCCTATCACCATGCAGGTCCCAACCAATAACCCACTATCCCAGATGCGCTCTGCCGCTTAGAGGCAAAGGAGCCCGCCCTGCGTTTACCtggccgggaggagagggggaaaagctgCACTGCACACACAGCTTTAGTGTGGGGAGTGTCCAGCCTTTTATATAGCACGGCTCACACCCAAACAGGCTGGCTAGCTCCCAAGTCACGTAGCCCAGTGCAGAGATCGTAAAGCCTGATGCACAACTTCCCCTCGCAGTCTCCTGTCTGCAAACCCGGCAGCATGAGGCAGCGGCTCCCCCTGCGGGACACGCGGCGACCCGGGCTTTAGAGCGCTGCGAAGAGCTGGGCTCGCAGCTCCGCGGGGGGCGAGTGTTGACTAGGCGGGGTTAGCTGCATGGGGCGTAGAAAGGGTAGGGAGCAGGACGGTGGTGGCTGAACGAGGCGCAGAGGAAGTAGAGCCAGGTCGGGGCAGGTTGCATGGAGCACAGAAGGGGTAAGAacagggtggggctggctgcgTGGGGCACAGAAGGGGTAGGTGGTGACTGAGACTGGCGGCATAagggacagaaggggtgggggcagggtggggccagctgcatgggggtgcagaatgggtAGTGGGTCAGACAGGGTTTTCTGCATGGGGTGCAGAAGTggtagggagcagggcaggcttgTCTGCATAGGGTGCAGAATGGGTAGGGGCAAGCTTGGTTGCATGGGGcacagaagggggcagggcgggactggttgcatgcagaaggggTTGCATGAGGTGCAAAAGGGatagagggcagggcagggttagCTGCGTATGGTGCAGaaggggtagggggcagggcaaggttggctgcagggagcatggtTGCATGCGACACagaatggggcagggcaggactggctgCATAGGGCACAGCAGTAGAGGACAGGGTGCGTATGCACCAACGGGAGGGTGAGAGGGAGGCTGCATAGAGGGAATGACGGGTAGAAGTGTGTGGAGTGGGATGGGCTGCATGGGTTGGTGGGGAATTTGGCTCCTTTGCTGGAGAAGGCAGTGGTTTAAGGGGGTGTGGCTCAGCATGGCGGAACAGGGAGAGGGATAAAGGCGGGCAGTTCCTCTGGGGGCTGGTTAAAGGAGGGTGGCTCCATGTGGTTAAATGGGGGATGGCATGAGGGACGTGGCTCAACTGTGGCGTGTATAGGGACAGTAGTTTATAGGTCTGTTTGGAGAGAATGCTAGGGGAAtgtcagcagcaggcctggctccccagAGGGTAGCTTGGGAGGGATAAGGAGGTAGCTCTTTGGCCCCTGCACTCTTCCCTGCGCTAATGGCTCTCTGACAGGCAGGGTTCCCATCCCACCATCACACTTTGGAGCACCTACCTTTTGCCCATACTCACCCTAACTTGCTCCCTGCTTACCTACTCTGGGCTCCTTCCTTGCTTGCTTCTCCTAACTGCCTCCATTGGCTCCCTCACCCAACATGCCTGACCAGCCTCCTCTCTGCCTACCAACAGTGCTCCCTGATCTCCCCTCCTTGTTACCTTTCACAGGCAATAGCTAATGCTGGGGTAGGGCTGTGCGTGCAAGGCAGCCTTGCTGACACTTGTCCAGCTGTGCAACAAAGGCAGGGCAGTGAGAGGGGAGAACAGGAAGTTTTGCTATATGGTGTTTCCCTCCAAGTAGCCCCTGGCAGCCAGTAGAAGGAACTCCAGGGAAAGCCCAGCTTGCTCCTTGCAGGCCCTCTGCAGGAGGATGCCTTACCTTAAATGCTGTTGAGTGGCCTAAGGGGCATGGCACCCTCATTGTGATATGATTCACAATTTAAAGTATGAAGAGCAGTTGCTGGCTTTTTGCTAAGACTGTTTCTGGAACtagaaggcagcaagggggtatcAACACTGAGCACAAGCAAGAGGCTGCTGTATTTGGAGGTTGACTAGTTGATATTAATAATGGAACAAAACCTTGGGTGGATGGCTCAGATGGAATATGAAATACAGACTTCCTGATCACAGATGCTACCCACATCTGAGCAGTAAATTGTTGAATCAGCTTCTAAAACTCAGCTGGGTTTATGGGTTCCTGTATAATTGTAAGCCTGTTGGATTCAATCACTAGCCAATACATCCCGTACACAAGCAAGTTTTCAACTCTAGAACCCTCTAAAGCTGTACTCACAATGCTGGAAACACAGGAGATCAGGTAAAGTAATCCTTTCTAACTCACCTATATGTCTCTCATCACCATGGATCTTCAACAGCAGCCCTAGGGTTTTAGGGACCCTGCAGCAAGATGGTAATGTTTCTAGGTGCCAGCAACAGCAAGAACATCAGGGTACTCTTTTGGTGGTGGAACTAGTGGAGCTAATAAATTAAATAGCTTGAATCTGTGGCCAGCTTCTCTCTCTTTGCTGTCATCTCCAACTGCCATGGAATCTTCAAGGTCCAGCCACTATTTAGATAATTTTCTTGGGGTTTCATTACACAcaacaggaaaaaagaaaatgtcccaTTCTGAATTTTAACCTTAGATTTTGTATTTTACTTGAGTTTCTTCTTACCACCTACAGAAGCATAGTCCTGGAGCTTTTCCCGGACAGAAacacaattacatttttaaatcccttccctGACGAGCCAaaggagaaacaaacaaaaaaatacaccTGTAAAAATATTTAATCATTCCCTTCCAGATACTAGTATATTTTAACAAATTTCCATTTACAATGCAAACACAAAGAATGATGAAATATAGGAGCAAAATTGGGTACCGATTGACAAAATTCAAACTGCAAAAAGATTGTCCGTAAAACCACTGCTCCCATAGCACCAATTATTGCTTAACTCTTGACTGTAGGTTTGTAATTGTACTGATATCTGCTTGTTTCATTACAACAACTTTTTTGGATAAAACAGGTTCCCAAATTTAAAAATGTGCAGACCACCAAATGCAGTGCATTTCAGTAGTGCTATATACCTACAATAGCCAAAAGTGCTTCTGGCATGCCTGCTGCTAAAAATACTATACAAATATAAGTTATATGATACACATGCATTTGCAGATTGTGAGGCCCCTAGACATGAATTTAATGGTACACAGGTCTCACAGTTAATGGCACTTAGTATACTATACTGTACTCATACAAGGCAgcctaacattttatttatttagtatattttatgttttattctaagggctcatctacattTGGAAATTAAATTTTGATAAATTTTCAGTAAGCCCCAAGGAAAAAAAGTCTTCACCATGCAAAATAGAGCTTCTTACTAGATTACTTTTTTGGTTTGTGAAAGGCTTGGCTTGCAAATTCAGACTTAAATATAGACCAAATCCACCTGCTATGTGGAAAAGTGTAACAGCGACACTGTAAGGGACCCTAATATTAAGCAAGTCTCTGTCACTCAAATTTAGTTCACATCAATAACAGGCCTCCATCAGGAGAATGTTTTCTGAAAATTCAGGAGCTTTAAAAGACATTGTTATATTTATTGCAAAAAAGATTTGAATGTATTTTTCCTTTCATGAGAAAGATTTCTGTAATCTAGAACAAGTAAAATCTTGCTCGAGTACATACAAACCCATAAAATTATAACATTACAAAGCAGCACACACGAGATACAATGCAAGCTGCAGTCCATAAGGAAAATATCTATGCTTCAAATTACGATTGCAAATACAGACTTGTGTAACAGCAATTAAAAGCaatttatgctcctttttatttctttatgagGTATCAATGtggcacaaaagggttttttttctaaaagctttATTCTCTGCTTTTTTACATGAGATATTTAGTTTTTGTCTAGCTTAGACTATTCTGTGGACTATGGGGAACTAGCGACTAGTGATCGTGACAACATTACAGTACAAAAATAGTAAAAATCTTACCGAAATGAAAAGTGACTTATTTGACtttcaaaatttaatttttgTCTACGTCTACTTAATTCATCAAGTGCCTTGGAGAAAATGAATCTTTATTAAGGATTTAATATTCTTGAGCCTTCAGTTAAAGGCAGTTTTCAGTATGCTATACAAATCCTCAAAGATTTCTGGAAATTGTGGATGGCCTCTTAGATTGTGTCAGATTTCTTACTGGTATTGGCCTTAACAGTGAAATTTTCGCTCACAGAAGTGCTTACTGACTGGGTCTTGGAGGTGGAAAGTCTATGGAAGACCATGCTTAATACTTCTAAACCAAAATCCAGCAGAGTGAACatgaatatatttatttcaatccTTTCTAcactaaaggaaaggaaaatgtgcATCTTTGTGCGCAGGTTACTTTTAGATCTGTTACACAAAATAATATAAGATTAcacaacagattaaaaaaaatcaaaacaaccgACAAATTTTTGCATGTCATTCTTCAAATTTTTCTGATTTAAGCAGATACTTCCtctttaaataatttttcataaAAATTCAAATCTGTGAGGGTTAATGATGGCATTACAGTCTTGAGTGATTTCACAAAATGCTCATGTTTCACACTAGTTGCTTCAAGTCCATTCTCTTGTAATGCCTGCAAAGCAGCCTTAAAAAACAAGATGTACagaatttgaaatattttcactTTGTCAGGAGCTGACACATTACAAATCAATCTATtcaaaaacttaaaaataaaaattaacattaTATCCTAGTCTTTCTTCCCCTGATTTATGTTAATTTCAGTAATAAATTATATGATGTGTAGTACAAGGGAACAATCTAAATGGATTTTAAGAAATGCTTTAAAAAGGTAAGGGATAGGTTCTGGAGCAAGTATTAGTAGTCCCTTATTCCACTTAACCTATGAATTTTGACAAAAATCGACTTGTTCAGCATCATTTTTTTTGGTCAGTTAATCCAAGTTTCTCAGCATATACTCTTTTAAATGCTACCCTCTGAGAAAGGAGAAAGTAAACAGAACTCAACAGATAGTGGTAAATGCaagtgagaggggaagagacactCTGGCAGTGTGCTGCCACCATGCTCCAcaatttttggagggggaggtCTGGGACACAGAAAGAAAAGGCATTCTCCACAGCAAACTCATCTCCATACACAGTAGTTCCTACTAAAGCAAAATTAATTAATGCTCCATACTTGCATTATTTGAAGACATTTTTGAGCACTGTATGTTTAAGGATAGGAGCTCTTGACAGAAAGCAGGACTGGGTTTACCCTACTCCCCAAAAATGCAAACCAGTAAAGTTGCATTATCTGCCTTCTGTATATATTTTCTCTGCCGTAAAGAGTTCCCAGACTTCACAAACTGTCTCTTCAGGGCAATTAATTCTGCACCTAGAGCTAACAGGTTCCTTATTTACTGGGTATATGTTACACATACAACATATTTTTTTCACTCACCTTGTATAAAATGTTGGGAATTTATCTTACATCCTTTTCATTAAAAATAGAGGAAAAATATGAAATGCCTTAGAATTTTCTATAATTGGGCCTCTCCATCTGAAATATTCACTTACCCAACAAAAAGCTCTTACCTCCTTGCAGAGAGTTTCAATATCAGCTCCAGAAAAGAGTTTGGTTTGCACAGCTAGGTATTCTAATGACACATCAGAATCTACTgggattttttgtgtgcaaaTTTTCAAAATAGAAAGCCTTCCCTATGATACAAGCACATTACACAAAGATAAAGGACAGTCACTTATGTtctatttgttttattaaaagcATTCATGTAGGCCTATTTTCTGCCACTTTTATTCGTGTTGCCTAGTACTGCAAGTTCTATGCTCAAATCTATTACAGTACAGTAATAAGGAGAGAAACATTCTGCTTGAGATAAACTATCAAGAAAAATCCAATTTACCATAGAGTAATCACATGATGCATTCAAGCAGTACAATAATACAGCAGTTGAAAAGATTTCATTGGCAAAGTTCAATAATTATAATCAATTGAGTATCTTGACTGAAAACTACCAGTTTGACCAAAATTCTTGTTGGGCTGCCAACTATCTTCCTTGTCTGTAGGACAAGGGGCTACAATTTTGCTGCAATATCCTTACCAACCCCAATAATTTTCACACTATCTCATGATGCCTCTTAAAATCATGAATTGGTCTTGGTGCTTTTGGACTTCTTCTATACCTTGTGCTCCCACCCCTAATTTGGTATAGGCTATTTGAAGTACTAGAATTTAAGACAAAGAAGCACAAAAAGAATGTAGAATGCTCAACCATACACGCTATGTTGGTTGGTTGGCTGgcatgcttttttcttttttagtaaGGAGATTGGCAAGTCTATGAACAAAGTTTGCAGCTATGTTTATGGTTAAATTGTTTAATTCTATCCATTTTAAGTTAATTTCTTCAGCTGCTGATACTTTTTCCAAAATTGTAGCCTTTTGGATTTAAATCGTCCATACTTGCTCTCTGCTGACTTTTTCTGGAAAGTTTCAGAGAATCAGTTCAGTTTCTAAGAACAAGGCCAGTAATATAAACTGACCTAAGCACAGGCAATTCTGGTATTACTCAATCTGAATTATTGATTTAGGAAATATATATCATCAAACATTCAAAAGTAAGGAAGTTCCAGAAATGCCAGTGCTTTGACCATAGTGGGTGAAGGGTTacatttttatatacattttaattatatCCATGCTGTTTTCatatttatttcaaaagctaGATGTTTGATAGCTAATCTACAGTGCAAAGTTACCCACTCTTGTATACATTATAGTACTATGCCTCTTTTTGTTGTTAAAAATAGTATACCTACAACTTCACACCTCTATGTAAATTTGTGTACAGATTTATAATGCATTACCTTCTGGTCTGGAGGTGGAATATAGATGATCTTGTCTAACCTTCCAGGACGCAACAAGGCATCATCCAACATGTCTGGTCTATTTGTTGCAGCAACTATCATAACATTTTTGTTCAAAACTTCTTGAAACTCTAGCTGAATGAGATTATACGTGCAGCAAATTAGATATGTATAGAATGTTTTATGCACTTTGGATTACAGGACAAGCCTAATTTGTAAGTATCAATTAAGAGGAGACAAAGAGAGGCAATACAGGCAATAAATGCATATATCCATATTTAATCACATTCCTTTTTGGTACAAACATGTCTGCTTTGTGTAGGCCAATATACCAATATGTAATATAAAATGCACGtggaacttttttggggtcagaGTTTAGCAAGACTGTGCATATCTGAGTGTAGAGAGGACATAAGACTGAAGTATCACAGAAGTGTTTCAATGGTCTATATAACTGTTTACAAAGGCAACAAGTAGTTAAAAGTGTATTAAAACAATGTGTGTAAAAGAAAATACTGGATGCTATCAATAGGTTGCCAGAGGCAGCAGAAAGAAGATTTTTTAATCCGTGAAGGCTAATGATGTAGACTTctggagcagtggttcccaaccttttttatgccatGGACCAGCAAACTCACTCACAAACTTTTGGTAGACCAGCAACATTTAAttcaaatatttgcatatttgttataaatattttatttgcaaataaaatgttccaTGTCCACTTAGCCCCAACCCAGCTCCTTgttccccagtgcctaacaccgtTTGACCTCCACTCCATGCCCTGAGCTTCCTTTGACATTTTAACCTCTGACCTGTACTGCTCATGCCAACACTCTGTTGCCCTGTGACTCCACCATCCCCTCACCCAACACCCCatcacccccatccccactctcCCCAGAGAAAGAGACTGCCCCCTCTAGAGAGTGTGGCCATCACtgctgcacggggagggagggggcatgaaGGAGATGGCCACTCTCCCTACCCAAGCACATCTTGCACccttgtgggtgggtgggtgggggggaacgcaaagccccagctgggccGCCATTACTGAg
Above is a genomic segment from Pelodiscus sinensis isolate JC-2024 chromosome 14, ASM4963464v1, whole genome shotgun sequence containing:
- the COXFA4L3 gene encoding normal mucosa of esophagus-specific gene 1 protein — encoded protein: MANLGFFQMLRKYKELIPLVGFVGCAAVGAVSSSLYALHHKSDVIINKSGNPEPWESVNPNKSQKLVTINQEWKSIEELEKVKKMMK